A single region of the Pelobates fuscus isolate aPelFus1 chromosome 4, aPelFus1.pri, whole genome shotgun sequence genome encodes:
- the FZD8 gene encoding frizzled-8: MEISPELPTYLLLLLLLVSWVSPAQGAAAKELVCQEITVPLCKGIGYNYTYMPNQFNHDTQDEAGLEVHQFWPLVEIHCSPDLKFFLCSMYTPICLENYKKPLPPCRSVCERARAGCAPLMRQYGFAWPDRMRCDRLPVYSTSDNLCMDDNSTVATTAAPNLPELPQRPPPEPSHPQGGKARQEPSRSNKRTPSGCQPGCQCRAPMVPVTSERHPLYNRVSTGQIPNCALPCHNPYFTPEKRSFTTFWIGLWSIICFASTLATVSTFLIDMERFKYPERPIIFLSACYLLVAAGYLVRLIAGHEKVACNRDHDLEHIHYETTGPALCTLVFLLIYFFGMASSIWWVILSLTWFLAAGMKWGNEAIASYSQYFHLAAWLVPSIKSIAVLALSSVDGDPVAGICYVGNQNLDNLRGFVLAPLVIYLFIGSMFLLAGFVSLFRIRSVIKQGGTKTDKLEKLMIRIGIFSVLYTVPATIVVACFFYEQHNRQGWELAHNCNSCHQDLAETRKPEYAVFMLKYFMSLVVGITSGVWIWSNKTLESWRIFYTRCCWGRKTIGGSMYSDASTGLTWRTGTASSMSYPKQLPLSQV; the protein is encoded by the coding sequence ATGGAGATCAGCCCTGAGCTGCCCACCTACCTGCTCCTCCTGTTGCTGCTGGTGTCCTGGGTGAGTCCTGCCCAGGGAGCTGCTGCCAAGGAGCTGGTGTGCCAGGAGATCACTGTGCCCCTGTGTAAGGGTATCGGCTATAACTACACCTACATGCCCAACCAGTTCAACCACGACACGCAGGACGAAGCTGGGCTGGAGGTCCACCAGTTCTGGCCGCTGGTGGAGATCCACTGCTCGCCGGACCTCAAGTTCTTCCTGTGCAGCATGTACACCCCGATCTGCCTGGAGAACTACAAGAAGCCCCTGCCCCCCTGCCGGAGTGTGTGCGAGCGGGCCCGGGCTGGCTGTGCCCCCCTCATGCGGCAGTACGGCTTCGCCTGGCCGGACAGGATGCGCTGTGACCGGCTGCCCGTTTACAGCACCTCGGACAACCTGTGCATGGACGACAACAGCACGGTGGCCACCACGGCAGCTCCCAACCTACCGGAGCTGCCCCAGCGCCCTCCCCCGGAGCCTAGCCACCCACAGGGGGGCAAAGCTCGCCAGGAACCCTCCAGGAGCAACAAGAGAACCCCCAGTGGGTGCCAGCCGGGGTGCCAGTGCAGGGCCCCCATGGTACCGGTCACCAGCGAGAGGCACCCCCTCTACAACCGGGTCAGCACCGGCCAGATCCCCAACTGCGCCCTGCCCTGCCACAACCCCTACTTCACCCCCGAGAAGAGGTCCTTCACCACCTTCTGGATTGGACTCTGGTCCATCATCTGCTTCGCTTCCACCCTAGCCACCGTGTCCACCTTCCTCATAGACATGGAACGTTTCAAGTACCCCGAGAGACCCATCATTTTCCTCTCAGCCTGCTACCTGCTTGTGGCCGCGGGCTACCTGGTTAGGCTCATCGCTGGCCACGAAAAGGTGGCTTGTAACCGGGACCACGACCTGGAGCACATCCACTATGAGACCACTGGACCTGCCCTCTGCACCCTGGTCTTCCTGCTCATATACTTCTTTGGCATGGCCAGCTCCATCTGGTGGGTCATCCTGTCCCTCACCTGGTTCCTGGCTGCTGGCATGAAGTGGGGCAACGAGGCCATCGCCAGCTACTCTCAGTACTTTCACCTGGCAGCCTGGCTTGTGCCCAGCATCAAGTCCATAGCAGTGCTAGCCCTCAGCTCAGTGGATGGAGACCCAGTGGCTGGCATCTGCTATGTGGGCAACCAGAACCTGGACAACCTGAGGGGCTTTGTGTTGGCCCCCCTGGTCATCTACCTCTTTATTGGCAGTATGTTCCTCTTGGCtgggtttgtgtcccttttcAGGATCCGCAGTGTCATCAAACAGGGGGGCACCAAGACTGACAAACTGGAAAAGCTCATGATCAGGATTGGCATCTTCAGTGTCCTCTACACTGTCCCAGCCACCATTGTGGTGGCATGTTTTTTCTATGAGCAACACAACCGCCAGGGCTGGGAACTGGCCCATAATTGTAACTCCTGTCACCAGGACCTGGCTGAGACCAGAAAACCTGAGTACGCTGTCTTTATGCTAAAGTACTTCATGTCCTTGGTGGTGGGGATCACCTCTGGAGTTTGGATCTGGTCTAACAAAACTCTGGAATCTTGGAGAATATTTTACACTCGCTGCTGTTGGGGGCGCAAAACTATTGGGGGGTCTATGTACAGTGATGCCAGCACTGGGCTAACCTGGAGGACTGGCACTGCCAGCTCAATGTCATACCCAAAACAGCTGCCCCTATCCCAGGTATAA